In Leptospira saintgironsiae, one genomic interval encodes:
- a CDS encoding TIGR02206 family membrane protein, whose protein sequence is MRFEHWSPLHFIILFLTSFLGFGLPYFGRKFASSKIKNTIGYSLGTILLLNYLVYVIYRINSGYWQIRYDLPMEFCNWSAIVTSLALFTRNRTLAELSYFWVIAGSMQGVITPDLSVTFPHIYFFIFFIAHSGLVISALYVVFGLELTPRKGAVLRSVLYSQIYVVVALVIDFALDANYGYMRERSAAGSLMDYLGPWPIYIIWMQVLGMILFTILYLPFWKKNVEAKN, encoded by the coding sequence ATGCGATTCGAACATTGGAGCCCTCTCCATTTTATTATACTCTTTCTTACTTCATTTCTCGGATTCGGGCTGCCTTATTTCGGTAGAAAATTCGCTTCTTCTAAAATCAAAAATACGATCGGATATTCACTCGGGACCATTCTACTTTTAAACTATCTGGTTTATGTAATATACAGAATTAATTCGGGATACTGGCAAATACGTTATGATCTACCTATGGAGTTTTGTAATTGGTCAGCAATTGTAACTTCTTTAGCACTCTTTACTCGAAATAGGACTCTTGCTGAACTTTCTTATTTTTGGGTAATTGCAGGTTCTATGCAAGGAGTGATCACTCCAGACCTTTCTGTTACTTTTCCACATATCTATTTTTTTATATTTTTTATCGCACATTCCGGCTTGGTAATTTCTGCTCTTTACGTTGTATTCGGTTTAGAATTAACTCCGAGAAAAGGAGCAGTACTTAGATCCGTTCTTTACAGCCAGATCTATGTTGTCGTTGCTTTGGTTATAGATTTTGCTTTAGACGCAAATTACGGATATATGAGAGAAAGATCCGCAGCTGGTTCTCTAATGGATTATTTGGGCCCCTGGCCGATTTATATTATTTGGATGCAGGTCTTAGGAATGATCTTATTTACTATCTTGTATCTTCCTTTCTGGAAGAAGAATGTAGAAGCGAAAAATTAA
- the rsx gene encoding LIMLP_03685 family anti-sigma factor has protein sequence MASHIQQSNSFEDLLELYLSGELDAAGKKQLLEIVLNDPERAAEYRKITQIQSQLRTSSASQELKNLSPQTSYKKVLPFPKPTIYLAAAALVFASFGIYFYQNSSVKKGEATLDKFTYSYGDCSIEGKTSEAGQDVSGKRIVSGKSSICDVQLEGEKSVSVRALPNTDFTAERKENAIHVSLGYGTILLDSQGPKDAENISIGSNDFKLILEGTKVSVNKGKSDSSLSVKVLEGKVRLESGDTIFLESVSSWLTKEEVALLAKEYPILFDKQQLTIESGQQLAWKGLSPARMKGLKKIEDSIKASKKSQSNAQLDETLIKSLKPHVDSLPKDPFLISPKELKNSLKKILPDEKADLERKFASMVRFPPKDLKEREQLMELVKKVDKASIMDILNSKGPGAPQGMSQEVRILYLKDGSMERGIIYQQDSFYVVLRPDGNLIIPVDAVERIESE, from the coding sequence ATGGCGTCACATATCCAACAGTCAAATAGTTTCGAAGACCTACTAGAGTTATATCTTTCTGGTGAGCTTGACGCAGCTGGAAAAAAACAACTTTTGGAGATCGTATTAAACGATCCTGAAAGAGCGGCCGAATATCGAAAAATTACTCAGATCCAATCGCAACTTAGAACTTCTAGTGCATCCCAAGAGTTAAAAAATCTTTCTCCTCAAACTTCTTATAAAAAAGTCCTTCCTTTCCCTAAGCCAACGATCTATCTCGCAGCTGCAGCTTTGGTATTTGCATCTTTTGGAATATACTTCTATCAAAACTCTTCAGTCAAAAAGGGGGAAGCTACTTTAGACAAATTCACTTATTCATATGGTGATTGTTCTATCGAAGGTAAAACTTCAGAAGCTGGGCAAGATGTTTCCGGAAAAAGGATCGTATCTGGAAAATCTTCTATTTGTGATGTTCAGCTAGAAGGTGAGAAGAGTGTATCTGTTAGAGCACTACCTAATACAGACTTTACTGCGGAACGTAAAGAAAATGCAATTCATGTATCTCTTGGATATGGAACCATTCTTCTGGACAGCCAAGGTCCTAAAGATGCAGAAAATATCTCTATAGGTTCAAATGATTTCAAATTGATCTTAGAAGGAACTAAGGTCTCGGTCAACAAAGGAAAATCTGATTCTTCCCTTTCTGTAAAAGTATTGGAAGGAAAAGTCAGATTAGAATCTGGAGATACTATCTTCTTGGAATCGGTCTCAAGCTGGCTGACCAAAGAAGAAGTTGCACTACTCGCAAAAGAATATCCTATCTTATTTGATAAACAACAACTAACGATCGAATCAGGACAACAACTTGCATGGAAAGGATTGTCTCCTGCAAGAATGAAAGGTCTTAAAAAGATCGAAGATTCAATCAAGGCTAGTAAAAAATCTCAATCTAACGCTCAACTAGATGAAACTTTAATTAAGAGCCTAAAACCTCATGTAGATTCTCTACCTAAAGATCCATTCCTGATCTCTCCTAAAGAGCTTAAAAATTCTCTTAAAAAAATACTTCCGGATGAAAAAGCTGATCTGGAAAGAAAGTTTGCGAGTATGGTTCGTTTCCCTCCAAAGGACCTGAAAGAAAGAGAACAACTTATGGAGTTAGTGAAGAAGGTGGATAAGGCATCCATTATGGATATCTTAAATAGTAAAGGTCCAGGTGCTCCGCAGGGAATGTCTCAAGAAGTTAGAATTCTTTATCTGAAAGACGGATCGATGGAAAGAGGGATTATCTATCAGCAAGATAGTTTCTATGTAGTTTTAAGACCTGACGGAAACTTGATCATTCCTGTAGATGCAGTAGAAAGAATAGAATCCGAGTAA
- a CDS encoding glucose 1-dehydrogenase — MLEGKTAVITGSARGIGKEIAKMFLERGSKVILSDLEDSNCKETAEELAKYNSERVFWKICDVTSKSQNKELAEFAIEKTGSLDIWINNAGVVQDDLLLRMSEEKWEKVHSVNLKAAFFGIQTAAKFMLKKSSGRIVNIGSVSGFYGNAGQANYSSAKAGLFALTKSAARELASRNITVNCVASGFINNQFAKNVPEEIRNSILDSIPLKIKRNPEEAVASAVAFLSSEEADWITGATLRVDGGMLIGF; from the coding sequence ATGTTAGAAGGTAAAACTGCGGTAATAACCGGATCAGCCAGAGGAATAGGTAAAGAGATCGCAAAAATGTTTTTAGAAAGAGGTTCCAAGGTCATTCTTTCAGATCTAGAAGATTCTAATTGTAAGGAAACAGCAGAGGAATTAGCAAAATACAATTCAGAAAGAGTCTTTTGGAAAATCTGCGATGTAACATCTAAAAGCCAAAATAAGGAATTGGCAGAATTTGCAATTGAGAAAACCGGATCCTTAGATATTTGGATCAACAATGCAGGAGTAGTTCAAGACGATCTTCTTTTGAGAATGTCTGAAGAAAAATGGGAGAAGGTACATTCAGTAAATTTGAAAGCTGCCTTCTTCGGAATACAGACGGCTGCAAAGTTTATGTTAAAGAAAAGTTCAGGTAGAATAGTAAACATTGGATCCGTTTCTGGTTTTTACGGAAATGCAGGACAGGCAAATTACTCTTCGGCGAAAGCAGGATTGTTTGCTCTCACTAAATCTGCAGCCAGAGAACTCGCCTCCAGAAATATCACTGTGAATTGTGTTGCTTCCGGCTTTATTAATAATCAATTCGCTAAAAATGTTCCGGAAGAAATTAGAAATTCTATCTTGGATTCTATTCCCTTAAAGATCAAAAGAAACCCGGAAGAAGCGGTTGCCTCTGCTGTTGCGTTCCTATCTTCAGAAGAAGCGGATTGGATTACTGGAGCAACTCTTAGGGTCGATGGGGGAATGTTGATCGGTTTTTAG
- a CDS encoding SAP domain-containing protein has product MKSRPSFEKIKTISEFESHYWYREELQDVCLNLKISSKGAKAELEERLKSYITLGRDKFLKKENSAKRPISVRRKTKSEKEITLKSKIIPEGIRFDSKFREFCREYYNLKKFSFTKAMAEAVRDAEKVGNLKLSVQDLLKVYENPPKEERPDDRVLRWNRFVKDFHSDPKTSPLKNKLI; this is encoded by the coding sequence ATGAAATCCCGCCCCTCTTTCGAAAAGATCAAAACTATATCCGAATTCGAATCTCATTATTGGTACAGAGAAGAATTACAAGACGTCTGCCTAAACTTAAAAATCTCTTCTAAAGGTGCGAAAGCAGAACTGGAAGAAAGATTAAAATCGTATATTACATTAGGCAGAGACAAGTTTCTCAAAAAGGAAAATTCTGCTAAACGTCCAATATCGGTTCGAAGAAAAACCAAAAGTGAAAAAGAGATCACTCTAAAATCGAAAATTATTCCAGAAGGAATTCGATTTGATTCTAAATTCAGAGAATTCTGCAGAGAGTATTATAATCTCAAAAAATTCAGTTTTACCAAGGCAATGGCAGAAGCAGTTCGAGATGCGGAGAAGGTCGGGAATTTAAAACTCTCAGTCCAGGATCTTTTGAAGGTATATGAAAATCCTCCCAAAGAGGAAAGGCCAGACGATCGTGTTCTAAGATGGAATCGTTTCGTAAAAGATTTCCATTCTGATCCGAAAACTTCTCCGCTTAAAAATAAACTGATATAG
- a CDS encoding TetR/AcrR family transcriptional regulator, which produces MKIQKELIRSEDPAKERILKAAFKLFYSKGYPNTGINEILEEAGAFKKSLYIHFPSKKDLGKAYLLEQEEAILGFVKRIAKREKKYSDFIKSWMKMLRRGLKNTYVYGCPYANLSNQTHDEPEISDFVKVALNRWVQDFENCLKEIAWNSKKAKTESELKDISESILFYYQGALQLYGMSGDFKHIHRLEKALLSLDK; this is translated from the coding sequence ATGAAAATCCAAAAGGAATTAATTCGGTCAGAAGACCCGGCCAAGGAAAGGATCTTAAAGGCGGCTTTCAAATTATTCTATTCCAAGGGTTATCCCAATACAGGAATAAACGAAATTTTGGAAGAAGCAGGTGCGTTTAAGAAAAGTTTGTACATCCATTTTCCTTCTAAAAAGGATCTGGGTAAGGCATACCTTTTGGAACAAGAAGAAGCTATATTAGGTTTTGTTAAAAGGATCGCGAAGAGGGAAAAAAAATATTCAGACTTTATCAAATCTTGGATGAAGATGTTGAGAAGAGGGCTGAAAAATACTTACGTTTATGGTTGCCCTTATGCGAATTTATCCAACCAAACACATGATGAACCTGAGATCTCAGATTTTGTAAAGGTTGCATTGAATCGTTGGGTCCAGGATTTCGAAAATTGTTTAAAGGAAATTGCTTGGAATTCTAAAAAGGCAAAAACTGAATCTGAGTTAAAAGATATCTCGGAAAGTATTCTTTTTTATTACCAGGGTGCTTTACAATTATATGGAATGTCAGGAGATTTCAAACATATCCATCGATTAGAAAAGGCACTTTTATCTTTGGATAAATAA
- a CDS encoding DNA-3-methyladenine glycosylase I: MNSLTKYCHYVLSLEKDQDPENKIYHDTEYGFTLKSDDELFGRLILEINQAGLSWTTILRKKENFRKAYKNFSIKKISKFSEKDFDRLMNDAGIIRNRLKINAAIHNANVIVGLQKEFGSFQDWLSSHHPKSLEEWTKLFKKTFVFVGGEIVNEFLMSTGYLEGAHGPGCPIYKKALKSKPVWNSKKKK; this comes from the coding sequence ATGAATTCGCTTACAAAATATTGCCATTACGTTCTTTCACTAGAAAAGGACCAAGATCCCGAAAACAAAATATATCACGATACAGAGTATGGCTTTACCTTAAAATCAGATGATGAGCTATTCGGCAGGCTTATTTTAGAGATCAACCAAGCCGGTCTTTCCTGGACCACAATCTTACGAAAAAAAGAAAACTTCCGCAAGGCTTACAAAAACTTTTCTATAAAAAAGATCTCTAAGTTTTCTGAAAAGGATTTTGATCGGCTCATGAATGATGCGGGGATCATTCGAAACAGGCTTAAAATAAACGCTGCTATTCATAATGCAAATGTGATCGTCGGTCTCCAAAAGGAATTCGGAAGTTTTCAAGATTGGTTATCTTCTCATCATCCCAAATCATTAGAAGAATGGACTAAACTATTCAAGAAAACTTTCGTATTTGTAGGTGGAGAAATAGTGAATGAATTTTTAATGAGCACCGGATATTTAGAAGGAGCTCACGGTCCAGGCTGTCCCATCTATAAAAAGGCGTTAAAGTCTAAGCCTGTTTGGAATTCTAAAAAGAAAAAATAG
- a CDS encoding NuoI/complex I 23 kDa subunit family protein, with amino-acid sequence MGTVNVINVAAKHKPAWYQRLYSYSIANGLWITLKHFIKAAFLKGAVTLEFPEKKRKFSNRFRGMHTMKRDEIGRERCTSCFCCMWICPADAIKIEAGHVTPEIQHLHPEDKFAKKFEIDLLRCIFCGMCEEACPKGAIYLDGPAEMAADNREDLILTKERMMQKVGGPILGERL; translated from the coding sequence TTGGGAACCGTTAATGTAATTAATGTAGCGGCAAAACATAAGCCCGCTTGGTATCAAAGATTATATTCCTATTCGATAGCGAATGGGCTTTGGATCACTCTTAAACATTTTATCAAAGCTGCCTTTCTAAAAGGCGCAGTCACATTAGAATTCCCGGAAAAGAAAAGAAAATTTTCTAATCGTTTCCGCGGAATGCACACCATGAAACGAGACGAGATCGGTAGAGAGAGATGTACTAGCTGTTTCTGTTGTATGTGGATTTGTCCTGCAGATGCGATCAAGATAGAAGCTGGGCATGTAACTCCTGAAATCCAACATCTTCATCCGGAAGATAAGTTTGCAAAGAAGTTTGAGATAGATCTATTACGTTGTATATTTTGCGGAATGTGTGAAGAGGCGTGTCCTAAAGGCGCGATCTATTTAGATGGTCCTGCAGAGATGGCCGCAGACAATAGAGAAGATCTAATTCTAACCAAAGAAAGAATGATGCAAAAAGTCGGAGGACCAATCTTAGGAGAAAGGCTCTAA
- a CDS encoding RICIN domain-containing protein, whose translation MKRIIIRGVYTLVIIGLLGGSFMACNDKSSSNGAELGVLSSLLPSKSGNGSKLFAASTYFHNEIFPPHWLNWTTDGANPIETGPTFLTRGLKCSGRYCDDVNLLASESGYTQTNSWWTDWFSEEGTNYRVCDNNAFVTGIKCSGSYCDNVSLKCSQLNNNGVRTGCYWTSGISEEDGGKFVAPESMYIAGASCNGRYCDSMSLYLCQADNGGPNVDQDALAQQFAPRLRFDQETTTGSGDSGKCFTSDPQTYYTQRAAGVAPQDLCNKDYSTISNNQVPIFYDTSLVGTNAVLIRYWFFYAWQSTCFLSFGSHAADWEGMSVLVVNGQMKRVAWSQHSGWYSKEAGNFEVANGTHPVAYVGKNAHGSFHDGGGSGGCLYFEDFRNPGGNDYHQDTWNNLVRLRRGGDAPSWMNCQGSGCFDGIGHPMERGDWRSNAGCGSDGCGKSSVGGAIPFVNDPTGLEYSAISAKHSGKVLDVSGVSTSDNVNIWQWTNVGQDNQRWALESTGDGYFRFIAKHSGKCMNVKGGSTAAGMNVIQYSCGGGNNERFQLLSYGDGFFALQAKHSSQCLDIAGGATGDGGLLIQWPCAWTDNEKFQFLR comes from the coding sequence ATGAAGAGAATCATCATCCGGGGTGTATATACTCTGGTTATCATAGGACTTCTCGGCGGGTCATTCATGGCTTGTAACGATAAGTCTTCGTCGAACGGAGCAGAGTTAGGAGTTCTTTCTAGCCTTCTACCTTCTAAAAGCGGAAATGGATCTAAGTTATTTGCAGCTAGCACTTATTTTCATAACGAGATTTTTCCACCACATTGGTTGAATTGGACTACTGATGGTGCGAACCCAATTGAAACTGGACCTACTTTCTTAACTCGCGGTTTGAAGTGTAGTGGTCGTTATTGCGATGATGTTAATCTTCTCGCAAGCGAATCCGGATACACTCAAACCAATAGCTGGTGGACAGATTGGTTTTCTGAAGAAGGTACCAACTACCGTGTTTGCGATAATAATGCATTCGTAACTGGTATTAAATGTTCAGGAAGTTATTGTGATAACGTTTCCTTAAAATGTTCTCAATTGAACAATAATGGTGTAAGAACAGGATGTTATTGGACTTCCGGTATTTCTGAAGAAGACGGTGGAAAATTCGTAGCTCCTGAATCCATGTATATCGCTGGCGCAAGCTGTAATGGTCGCTATTGCGATAGCATGAGCTTATATCTTTGCCAAGCTGATAACGGTGGACCGAATGTTGATCAAGATGCACTTGCGCAACAATTTGCACCTCGTTTGAGATTCGATCAAGAGACTACTACAGGTTCCGGAGATTCTGGAAAATGTTTTACTAGCGATCCTCAAACTTATTACACTCAAAGAGCTGCTGGAGTTGCTCCACAAGATCTTTGTAATAAAGATTATTCTACAATTTCAAACAACCAAGTTCCTATTTTCTATGACACTTCTCTAGTTGGAACGAATGCAGTTCTGATTAGATACTGGTTCTTCTATGCTTGGCAAAGTACTTGTTTCTTAAGTTTCGGAAGTCACGCTGCTGACTGGGAAGGAATGAGCGTCCTAGTAGTAAACGGACAAATGAAACGAGTTGCTTGGTCTCAACACTCTGGATGGTATTCCAAAGAAGCTGGTAACTTCGAAGTAGCAAATGGTACTCACCCAGTTGCATATGTTGGTAAAAACGCACATGGATCTTTCCATGATGGCGGTGGATCTGGCGGATGTTTATATTTCGAAGATTTCAGAAACCCAGGTGGCAACGATTATCACCAAGATACTTGGAACAACCTTGTTCGATTGAGAAGAGGTGGAGATGCTCCTAGCTGGATGAATTGCCAAGGAAGCGGATGTTTTGATGGAATCGGTCACCCAATGGAAAGAGGAGACTGGCGTTCTAACGCAGGTTGCGGATCTGACGGTTGTGGTAAATCTTCCGTGGGAGGAGCCATTCCTTTCGTGAACGATCCGACAGGTTTGGAGTATTCAGCGATCTCGGCAAAACATAGCGGTAAGGTATTAGATGTCTCTGGTGTAAGCACAAGCGACAATGTTAATATTTGGCAATGGACGAACGTAGGCCAAGACAACCAAAGATGGGCGCTTGAATCTACAGGTGATGGATATTTCAGATTTATCGCAAAACATAGCGGCAAATGTATGAATGTGAAGGGTGGATCGACTGCGGCAGGAATGAATGTAATTCAATATTCTTGCGGTGGAGGAAACAATGAAAGATTCCAATTACTTTCTTACGGAGATGGATTCTTCGCTCTTCAAGCAAAACATAGCAGCCAGTGTTTGGATATTGCGGGCGGTGCGACTGGGGACGGAGGTCTTTTGATCCAATGGCCTTGTGCTTGGACTGATAACGAAAAGTTCCAGTTCTTGCGCTAA
- a CDS encoding MarR family winged helix-turn-helix transcriptional regulator, translating to MKPEYVIHLLSRTRDRIQKHLSEEFLKQGIQDLVPAHGGVLFILGKEGPLTMSELAALLDRTNSTVTALLDKMEEFGYVKRSKPYEDERITSAELTDKGKQTLEKVQRASKATLAKLSQNLEQREKEEFMRILTKIHSNFEL from the coding sequence ATGAAGCCTGAGTATGTAATTCATTTATTGTCCAGAACTAGAGATCGGATCCAAAAACATTTATCCGAAGAATTCCTAAAACAAGGAATTCAAGATCTGGTTCCAGCTCATGGAGGTGTACTTTTTATTTTGGGTAAAGAAGGTCCTCTTACCATGAGCGAATTGGCGGCATTATTGGACCGAACCAATTCTACTGTTACCGCTCTTTTGGACAAGATGGAAGAATTCGGCTATGTTAAAAGATCTAAACCTTACGAAGACGAAAGAATTACATCTGCGGAACTAACTGATAAAGGAAAACAAACCTTAGAGAAAGTACAAAGAGCTTCCAAAGCCACACTTGCAAAACTTAGCCAGAATTTAGAGCAGCGAGAAAAAGAAGAATTCATGCGAATTTTAACTAAAATCCATTCGAATTTCGAATTATGA
- a CDS encoding DUF433 domain-containing protein — protein sequence METDTKTLDRIISHPSICGGKPVIRGTSIRVLEILDMIFLGFGYREILNEYPNIKVLDIEACLEYASKRLHSPILDKANRELPREFASELRDAERRVS from the coding sequence ATGGAAACAGATACAAAAACACTAGACCGTATTATCTCTCATCCTTCCATCTGCGGAGGTAAACCAGTTATCCGGGGAACCTCTATCCGAGTTTTAGAAATATTAGATATGATTTTTTTAGGATTCGGATACCGTGAAATCTTGAATGAATATCCGAATATTAAGGTTTTGGATATCGAAGCCTGTTTGGAATATGCTTCTAAAAGATTACATTCTCCGATATTAGATAAAGCGAATCGAGAACTTCCGAGAGAATTTGCTTCGGAACTAAGAGACGCAGAACGGAGAGTTTCTTAA
- a CDS encoding RNA polymerase sigma factor has product MQGLSQQEFINLYESCKNTVYHFLLKLSGNPEIAEDLTQETFLKAFEVMDRFDPDRGSFSSWSCTIAKNLYFKHFNRTKKETGNVSINIENFPELSGGNHEDPLDLEKNSLNLALKDGVSRLPEPEKSIVLLKEIQKKTLKETADALGISERTVSRRLLSAFRLLRTHLEAEGIGL; this is encoded by the coding sequence ATGCAAGGTCTTTCCCAACAGGAATTCATCAATCTATACGAGTCTTGCAAGAATACAGTGTATCATTTCCTGCTTAAACTTTCAGGAAATCCCGAAATTGCCGAAGATTTGACCCAAGAGACATTCTTAAAAGCCTTTGAGGTCATGGATCGTTTTGACCCAGATAGGGGAAGCTTCTCCTCTTGGTCTTGTACGATCGCGAAAAACCTTTATTTTAAACATTTCAATCGTACAAAGAAGGAAACGGGAAACGTCTCAATTAATATAGAGAACTTTCCTGAGCTTTCAGGTGGGAATCATGAAGATCCTCTGGATTTGGAGAAAAATTCTCTCAATTTAGCTTTAAAAGATGGAGTTTCCCGTCTTCCCGAGCCTGAAAAGAGTATAGTACTACTGAAGGAAATCCAAAAGAAAACTCTCAAGGAGACTGCGGATGCTCTTGGAATATCTGAGAGGACCGTTAGTCGTCGTTTGCTTAGTGCGTTTAGATTATTAAGAACGCATTTGGAAGCAGAAGGGATCGGACTATAA
- a CDS encoding acyl-CoA thioesterase codes for MRLMEKTDKIITSFSIPVRKSDIDVNGHVNNGTYQSYFEEARIKTFQLLKEEGEAILSSDRLVVRQCEIEYKAELKYPEDAVVTTDILHSDPESTEIMQEIFRASDSVLVCKARFVLSLFDDAEEVFYSEENYPYAFYHPISVGWAEMDPEGKVNLETIQYYLDDARIRSSYQCGLDLHSLQARGIGPVVYKADLNYFDTMGFPDDFVVVTVYQKAEKNRLAFRHDVFSKKTKKLILTSVVHGLFMDLKRKRPHQFTEEEMKMIFSVKNKSLFD; via the coding sequence ATGAGGCTCATGGAAAAAACGGATAAGATTATCACATCCTTCTCTATTCCCGTGCGTAAATCGGATATAGACGTAAACGGACATGTAAACAACGGAACCTACCAAAGTTATTTTGAAGAAGCAAGGATCAAAACCTTCCAACTTTTAAAAGAAGAAGGTGAGGCAATCCTAAGTTCAGACCGCTTAGTAGTCCGCCAATGCGAGATAGAATATAAAGCAGAGTTAAAATATCCCGAGGATGCAGTTGTAACTACAGACATTCTTCACTCCGATCCAGAATCCACAGAGATCATGCAGGAAATCTTTCGTGCCTCCGATTCTGTATTAGTATGTAAGGCAAGATTTGTCTTAAGTCTTTTTGATGATGCAGAAGAAGTCTTTTATTCCGAAGAAAATTATCCTTATGCATTCTATCATCCGATCAGCGTTGGTTGGGCAGAGATGGATCCGGAAGGTAAAGTAAATCTAGAAACAATCCAATATTATTTGGATGATGCGAGAATCCGTTCTTCTTATCAATGCGGATTGGATTTACATTCCTTACAGGCGAGGGGGATCGGCCCAGTAGTTTATAAAGCCGATTTGAATTACTTCGACACTATGGGTTTTCCGGACGATTTTGTAGTCGTTACCGTTTATCAAAAAGCGGAGAAGAATAGATTGGCATTTCGCCATGATGTGTTCTCCAAAAAGACCAAAAAGTTAATACTAACTTCTGTAGTACATGGGCTCTTTATGGATCTAAAAAGAAAAAGACCTCACCAATTCACCGAAGAAGAAATGAAAATGATCTTTAGTGTGAAAAATAAATCACTCTTTGATTGA
- the lsa26 gene encoding surface adhesion protein Lsa26: MILRKYSVFVYISVLFFQTPAFALGTYSEGWTVAKLIQFESRGIVFESYEGVIEVITFDPVEECDETRDECYMPMRKKANFSVRPENADVVNFLMKNMNQTILVQFNIHRIQPVALSSSIEVIQAQHQENLIPHTTPVKDPSGRITVWVQAHDTSHPIDKMVSRKTGGKRNFSVMGRILSLEYKGTIIGTYEGLYMDESRGRIHPFSITSEEMAEYAWKAMKYTGKYYMGVSVAFVTGARDSHYDIFEINFREPAGSQEKPKN; this comes from the coding sequence ATGATCCTCAGAAAATATTCCGTCTTTGTTTATATTTCGGTTTTATTCTTCCAAACCCCAGCTTTTGCCCTGGGAACTTATTCGGAAGGCTGGACGGTCGCAAAATTAATCCAATTTGAGAGCCGAGGGATCGTATTCGAATCCTATGAAGGCGTAATAGAGGTCATAACTTTCGATCCTGTAGAAGAATGTGACGAAACCAGGGACGAATGTTATATGCCAATGCGCAAAAAGGCGAATTTCAGTGTTCGCCCTGAAAACGCAGATGTAGTAAATTTTCTGATGAAAAATATGAATCAGACGATCCTGGTTCAGTTCAATATCCACAGGATCCAGCCGGTAGCGCTTTCTAGTAGTATAGAAGTTATCCAAGCACAACATCAAGAAAACCTAATACCTCATACCACCCCAGTAAAAGATCCAAGCGGAAGAATTACTGTTTGGGTCCAAGCCCACGATACATCTCATCCGATTGATAAGATGGTAAGTCGAAAGACTGGAGGAAAAAGAAATTTTTCTGTGATGGGAAGGATTCTAAGTTTAGAATATAAAGGTACAATTATAGGAACCTACGAAGGTCTTTATATGGATGAGTCTAGGGGAAGAATACATCCATTCTCAATCACTTCTGAAGAAATGGCCGAATATGCCTGGAAGGCGATGAAATATACTGGCAAATATTATATGGGTGTCTCTGTTGCATTCGTAACCGGAGCCAGAGATTCACATTACGATATATTCGAGATCAATTTTAGGGAACCTGCAGGCTCCCAAGAAAAACCTAAAAACTAA